The Astyanax mexicanus isolate ESR-SI-001 chromosome 4, AstMex3_surface, whole genome shotgun sequence genome segment CATTGTGAACCTGATTAAAAACGTTAAAGAacgtttatttacttttttccaattttttccctttttcgtttattttttaacatatctGGGATCCCAGGTTTTTTTGCTCTCTAACTTGATTTAATTACTCAGCAACTTAGCCTCAGCAACGTGTAGCCGCAGCACCTCCCAATGTACTAAGCCAGGGGTCCTCAAACTACGGCCCCCTGCGCTCATTTGACCGGCCCCTTAAGCTACAACAGCAGTACCTGCTCCCTGGCCCCTCGCGCAAGCAGCATTAGCTATACGGGgggaaaaaacaggaaaaaaaagacaattggCCATCGAGAGTCTCCGtagacagatgaaaaaaaacagaaagctaTTTCCCACGGTAATCAGACAACATACTACCACTCGCTCTGTGCTGTTCGCATGAGCTCTGAGACTCACATCTGACGGAATGTCGAGGAAAAGAAAAATCGACTCTGAGTGCAGGGTATTTAATCAACAGTGGACCTCTGACTACCTTTTTGTGCAATGTAAAGAAAAGGCTGTTTGTCTCATATGCCAGGAGTCAGTCGCCGTGTTTAAGGAATACAACCTGCGCCGCCATTATGAATCGCGCCATAAAGACAAGTTCAGCTTTCTGACGGGGCAGGTGAGGACAgacaaaatagcaaaactgaaacatgagttggagactcagcaaaattcttttataaagcaaaaacacctaaatatatCATCAGTTCGAGCTAGCTTTCAAGTGGCCAAGCTAATAGCTAGCAGTGGAAAGCCGTTCACCGACGGAGAGTTTGTAAAACAGTGCCTGACGGCGGTTGTCAAGGAGATGTGCCCAGAAAAGGCGGACCTGTTCAGCGCGGTGAGTCTATCCGCACCCACAGTTACACGGAGAGTAGAAGAAATGGGCGACAATTTGCACCTTCAACTGCAAACTCAGACAAAAAGACTTTGCTCCTTTTCACTGTCTCTTGACGAAAGCAACGATGTGCGTGACACGGCGCAACTGTTGATTTTCATCCGCGGAACTAATGATAAGTTCGAAGTCACAGAGGAGCTTGCTGGACTACAAAGCATCAAGGGAACGACAACAGGAGAGGACATCTACAGGAAAGTTCACCAAACGGTGGCGGATTTAGATCTGGACTGGGCTAAATTAGTGAGTGTGACAACGGATGGTGCGCCGAGCATGGTGGGTTCTATGAAAGGAGTGATAGCGCGTATCAACAGAGAAATGAGTGAACGCGGCCATCCTCGTCTGATCGCCATACACTGCTTGATCCATCAACAAGCACTCTGTTGCAAAGCAGTTAAGTGGGATTCTGTCATGGAAATTGTGGTGTCCTGTGTTAATTTCATCAGAGCTCATGCTCTTAACCACAGGCAGTTTCAGGATTTTTTGTCTGAGCTAAATGCTGATTACGAAGATGTGCTGTACCACACTGAGGTCCGCTGGTTGAGTCGAGGTCGAGTTTTGAAACGTTTCAATGACCTGCTCCCCGAGATCAACACGTTTATGCTGTCCAAAAACAAAGCTGTGCCAGAACTCACCGATGAAGAATGGAAATGGCACCTTGCTTTCTTAACAGATGTAACCGACCTACTCAACAGTCTTAATGTGCAGCTCCAAGGCAAGGGAAGACTCATCAGTGACATGCATTCGTATGTAAAGGCGTTTGAAGTAAAACTGGGTCTCCTCCTTAAACATGTGAAGGAGAAAAATTTCTGCCATTTTCCCACTACACAGAAACGGGCAGCTGAGGTGCCTTCACTTGGATTCCCGGCTGAAAAATGTGCGGAGGCCTTGGAAATTTTGCAATGCAAATTTCAGGTGAGATTTCAAGAGCTTCATGCCCACGCCAAAGACATTCGTCTTTTCCAGAATCCCTTTGCTGCAGACATTGACTGCATCGATCCAATTTACCAGCTGGAACTGGCTGAACTACAAAATTTTGACAACCTTAAAGACGTATTCAAGTCCAGCACTTTGGTTGATTTCTATGCCTCTCTTCCCGGTGAGACGTACCCAAATCTACACACACTCAAAATGACAACAATTTTTGGGAGCACCTACATCTGTGAGCAGACTTTTTCCAGGATGAAACAGCTCAAGTGTCCAACGAGATCCAGACTCTCTGATGAACATTTGCATCACTTGTTACGACTGACGGTAACAAACATGGAACCTGACATTGACAGTCTTGTCAGCCAGAAGCAAGCTCACAGTTCGCATTAACTTATGGAAAAGCACTGTATGAGGTAGGATAATGgaaattattacttaataaatcattaaaacgtctgcattgtgaattacacatatagcatatattatgcaaccagtatcacatgataaatagtttttaatgtttatttttagtccGGCCCCACAGAAAACTGAAGAACAGTGAGCTGGCCCTTTAGTTTAAAAGTTTGAGGACCCCTGTACTAAGCTATCCTCTCGCTTATCTAATAGCGCTTCACCCCAAGACCCGGGTCAATACTGTACTTTCCTAATACATCTATTGTCAAATACCTCGCTATAGGAGCAGGTTACTCCATCTGTCCAACGATAACATTCCTAACAAATATATCATCAACCTTGCTGATGATCATATTTATGATAAATTTATCACCGGCCTCGCTATCTGAGCAGGCGACTCACGTTCGCACCATCGTGCAACTATTCTATCTCCAGGGAGAAGCGCACAAAGGGCAGGTGGAGGGGGATATCTAAAATAAGGTATTTTTTCCCAATTGTACTTTTTTGTTcgaattataataaatgattcgtCACTCTTCACCACCAAGGTCCGTAGATGAGGTTTGATCTGCAGACGGAGGGCTGATTATAGCCACTGTACCACCGATAGGTACTACCCCTTTGTAAGATTTTCGCTGATTTCTGGGTGCATCCTGTGGCTGGAAAGCGTCCACGGTCTGTGTCTTGTCCCCCTCCGCTGCAGATCACAACTCATCCCACTTTTGACACCATAATTGTTGTGGAAATTTGGTGGTTTAAAGTGAAATAATAATGCTGAATGCTGAGTCAGGATCGAAGTGAGTAGCACAGGTTTTATTGAAGTCAGACGTGTGCTCACATGGAGAATCTACTTGCCCCCCAGCTGCACCCTCATACCTCTTATCTGCTCTCCCAGCCCCCCACCAAAACCAAACCTTTGGATCCCTGCTGTGTTAACCCTCCCCCATTAACAGACTTTAGCATTTGTTCAAAACTAGATGTTATTGCACAATTGCAAAAACCTTAACATTAAGAATCATTTAATACCATAGCATTCCATTACAATAGAAATAATCAAACCTGCATAAGctagaaaagagattaaaagcattcaaatcaggctaagaatcctactctactcctaacaactatgacatctaaattttaaagactaagttatgctaatctaacatctagtgcaaacactggcagtgccctcgctcgaACGACCTTCCCCTCTTCAGAACTGAATTcctaccgtaactaccctaaaaactctgtctcacaaagaatgtcctggaatatcaaacatacgagaaaacataacatggaattcaataaacatcatccctggataagttttattttgctgaacctgtaaaatccattgttaaattcaattcatgtttgtttctggtggaacgtgtcccaagtgacaaagtgaaacatttgtgtagaataagctgttctgtctgaaagatttacgattcGCACTTTTAATTGCCGTGGGACAATTTTGGGAtcgttttctctcctgtgtgaatgcgctggtggtttttgagatgactcttttgattaaaacacttcccacagtctgagcagtgatacggtttctctcctgtgtgaatgcgctggtgttttttgagatgactcttttgattaaaacacttcccacagtctgagcagtgatacggtttttctcctgtgtgaatgcgctgatgcagtttgagagtactctgttcagtaaaattcttcccacagtctgagcagtaatacggtttctctcctgtgtgaatgcgctgatgattTTGAAGATTACACTGTCGACTAAAACTCTTtctacagtctgagcagtgatacggtttctctcctgtgtgaatgcgctggtgttttttgagatttctctgttcagtaaaactcttcccacagtctgagcagtgatacggtttctctcctgtgtgaatgcgctggtgtattttgagatttctctgttcagtaaaattcttcccacagtctgagcagtaatacggtttctctcctgtgtgaatgcgctggtggattttgagagtactctgttgagtaaaactcttcccacagtctgagcagtaatacggtttctctcctgtgtgaatgcgctggtgttttttgagattactctgtgtagtaaaacacttcccacagtctgagcagtgataaggtttctctcctgtgtgaatgcgctggtgcagtttgaggtGACTCTGTtgtctaaaactcttcccacagtctgagcagtgatacggtttctctcctgtgtgaatgcgcaggtggattttgagattactctgttcagtaaaactcttcccacagtctgagcagtgataaggtttctctcctgtgtgaatgcgctggtgtattttgagattaatctgttgattaaaactcttcccacagtctgagcagtgataaggtttctctcctgtgtgaatgcgctggtgttttttgagatcactctgtttagtaaaactcttcccacagtctgagcagtgatacggtttctctcctgtgtgaatgcgctggttgtttttgagatcactctgtttaattAAACTCTTGtcctgatgtttctccatgtcgggacttggcttcatttgtctgttaaatgcaacaatttctgtgtgttctggagattcttcaggacggcttctgcttcacctctttcagcagtttaacattgctcttagttaaatatcctggttgttggtgatgaatttcaggagaatattttcatttctgaaaaaaaaaaacaaagaaaaatgcctttgaatattaaaataaaagcaggtcaattaactgaagagaactgcctaaatcaaTCAGTTACATTATAttgacaaaactactgggacatcttcatattaccataaaagcttctgtactgtacctggtggtcctccagccactagagggaggccacattTTGCCACTTGAAATAATCAGGCGGACACCTGCTTAGTGCCTTTACAAGGactgcccactgttcagacagaCAGTCTTGATTCTGTTCCCATCTCACTAGAAGCTGAGAACTTTTcatttgaaagaaagaaagaaaaatatccttaggttttattttaaagcctCCTTGTTATCCTAGGGCTGCTTTCTGTTTCCCCTTCTTTTTGGGTATTCTCGTGTTTTCTCCCTTTTGTTAGTTCTGGGTAAAAGACTCAAAGTTGGTCTTCAGAAGACACTCGTTTTCCATTTCCCTGAGAATCTTTATTTAAAGGGACACTAGGAatgatttccttgattattgaactttttaaagaagtgaaattacagcttcagactcactgcagcactgcactgaggtgtaataggaggaatagcggtcctctcttgtctgtgccagagctcctctgagctcaaaccagacttttttttgcctctttcgagaactgcgAACTGCTTTCCACCCTGCAGTTCTAACcaggggcgttgcctggcctgggctttAGAAGcattttgctcagctcagctgtatcaTTAATGATGAGACAGGCCACTGGCCATGtgtaaatggaaaatctcttaacactaatcacggagccagttcaaggataaagttccgtctttcaggagaaacagccaatcaaccTGCTGGTTTTGCAGAGTGCAAGTAGGGAAGCCCCACCCCCCTCTGTctcgctggggaggatttttAAGTTCCTGCAGTGGGTTGCAGCTCTGATGTTAAAACATctctggatatacggcgatttttctaaaagaaaggtaacagagctaaccatgtaaactgtttctgatagctggttaaaaagactccagACCCTGACGcaacaaaacagccccagaccatcacactaccaccactatgttttactgttggtataatgttctttttctggaatgcagcgTTTCTTTCACGctagatgtactgggacacacacctgCTCAGCAGAGGTTTccgtctaggaactctgccatgtcggccatttttgcccagttctTTGGTTGTTGTGGTGGGGTTTTTTGTGACCTCTTTAGTGAATCGTTGCTGCATTCTTGCGCTAATTTTGggcagccggccactcctggaaaggttcaccactgttccgtGTCTTTGCCATTTGTGAACAAATGGCAAAGACACACGCAAAACCAGGTCCAGACAGCTGTTATTTATAGTAatatgctgtgtattttaagaaaaataagGAAGTTTTTTGTACATAAATTctttgttagcttgttagctgttAATACTAAACTGACACAGTTTATAAATCAACTGCTCCAGaagacaattattaataattatcaattattattaattacaaattattttctggttgatgtttgtattttgttcgtaatttatctcccagtctatctagattacagaaatgtgaaaggtaaagtagtttacagacttggtatatgtaaaaataaataaaaacaccacaggcttatacattttaacagattttttttcaaattataattagtttaaacatctatcagtctatctagaattcagaaaacggaagttaagcttgatcagcgatctcGCAGCAccgattttttgtttttgtttttagcaacatacaaaacacaacaatatacaaTAGTACAAACTCTTGTAGAGGATCACAGCTACAATTTAGAAGCTAGGGGgagcatacacaaacatacagactagaggagcaacgtaataaaatgataatcttagacAAAAGCTTACTAGAGATCTGGTGTGAGATGATACTAGCAGTTTTccattttcttaatttacttaATGAAGAATAATATGACTTAAATTCATTCATGAAACTGGGGAAAGAGGGCTTATTTCCCTTTCAGTTACTTCAGTGAATGTGGTATTTTGCTGGCATCAGAGAAAGCTGAACTTAAGTTtttcatataaaacaaaatgtcctCCACCTCAAAAGAAGGAATATTAAGTTTGATATTAATCCAATTTCTGATGTCCATCCAAAAAGTGTGTGAATATATATTGACATGAAAAAACCAAATGCTCCAGAGATTCATTTACTGACTTACAAAACGTACATAATTCAACATCAAGAAACTTCAAGAAACAGGGCTAcaggataaatcatatttataattttgaaaTGAGTCTCCTTCACTTTAGGAGATATGGGCCAGTTAACAAATTTGGAATAATCAAAAGtcatatttatattcttattattaggaAGTTTCTTGAAAGAAGCTCCATTATATTCATAGTAAATCTTTTGTTTCAAATCATCATTGATAGTCTTATTATTACACTTAGTCTACTAAATTACAGTCGTTCACTTTTAATGTGGGCATCGAAACAGTCACCTTTGAATATAAAATGACTTGTTTGATTAACAGAATCAATGCTAAAGGAATCACTTTGCACACCTTCTTAACATCTTTAAAACTCCTAAGATTATATTTTTCACTAAAagatgaaaaaatacaaaaacaataccTTTGTCATACCAATCTTTTATAAATATTGAGTTCCTACCCACTGTGACTGCCCTATTATTCCATAAAGTTGATCCATGATGAGAGAAGTTATGTTGAAAAATGATTTTCCAGAACTGAAGTATTTGTTTACGGAAGTATGATAATTTAACTGGAATTTTGATGCATAATAAAGGTTTCTAGACATTTAATCCTAAATGCGCCAATCATGGCTTCAGAGTCAAATGCATTAATACCACCTTTCTCGTATTTTTTAACTAATTGGGACCTTTTAATATGATGAATCTTATTTTTCCACAAAAACTTAAAATCAATTTGCTTATATTTTGTGGTGATATGTACGTAGAATGACATGGATAGAGAACCTTGGAAATGCCATCTGCTTTAGTCAACAGGTTTCGTCCAAAAATAGTCAAATCCCTTGTGCGCCGAAAAGTGTTGACAGCTGTGgctacccgatctgtgccccctGCTCAGTTTACAGTGCGCATGCACGGCACAAATCGGGCAGTGACAACAGCTCCgtgaaatgagcaacagttgCTGGAAAGTCATGTGACTTTCCCGTCAAATTAAAGTCAGcttctaaaatattaaatttaaaaagaagTAATTAGTTTTCAAAGTGATTTTACCGAGAAGGTTAGGTAAGAAGTGGaatcttactttttttattaacgtTGATTGGCTTACTGATTTAACTGAAAACtccatattgtactgtattaatacacagaataaaacatgttagcaaattaaAGTATCTATGCCcatgctgtttaataaaacactgttaaaacactgtaataatacttaataataatagttaataataataattattattatcattattattattattatacaatgcaataaaagATGTGAATGTGACCATAAGAATAAGAAGTCACATCACACTTTAAGCActttgacattgtttaaaaaaatacacaactaaacaaaaagaatggaaaaaaaactgagaagaaacggaatagaagaaactaacatttgggttgagaaatatttggcattatgaaTTAAAAATGTAGTATATCCTGTTACTTATGATCTGAGCCAatagtttaaggaattttaataaaaaaagaatgtttaaatatttgtcatttaaaaaaaagtttaggcattttacaatgtttgtaactgttgtaagcatggttaattgatgtacatttattataaatgttaccagtattttaaatattttgttaaacatatacagatatgtctaacaacatgatttattgtttaattaaagaagcattatggagaaaaatagatttttttagccACTgccagcatgttttatactgggcgaatagtataaatatgtagatttcagaggtttgactgtactaaaactagtgttgctgggtaatacagttttgcgctgggactttattaatgtattctgattcaggagacataactctttgataaaagtaacattatacgaaaaaatatatttctttcagccactgaaagcatggtaaaatttactttagcacATAAGTGTCACATTTCTTTACCAATGCGAACTGGGAATTGGAAGAACTAAGACGAACTTGGCTGAAGATAAGTTTCTAACTTTAACTCGGAGCATACTAAACGTGGTCAGCTCCGTTTCTAGAACAGGTAATTGAATCAGGCAACACTAAGATTTACTGGAGATagaactaacatcacaataaacGTCCCGTCCTTTTATacaaatatcatttttgtgtta includes the following:
- the LOC111188755 gene encoding general transcription factor II-I repeat domain-containing protein 2-like; this translates as MSRKRKIDSECRVFNQQWTSDYLFVQCKEKAVCLICQESVAVFKEYNLRRHYESRHKDKFSFLTGQVRTDKIAKLKHELETQQNSFIKQKHLNISSVRASFQVAKLIASSGKPFTDGEFVKQCLTAVVKEMCPEKADLFSAVSLSAPTVTRRVEEMGDNLHLQLQTQTKRLCSFSLSLDESNDVRDTAQLLIFIRGTNDKFEVTEELAGLQSIKGTTTGEDIYRKVHQTVADLDLDWAKLVSVTTDGAPSMVGSMKGVIARINREMSERGHPRLIAIHCLIHQQALCCKAVKWDSVMEIVVSCVNFIRAHALNHRQFQDFLSELNADYEDVLYHTEVRWLSRGRVLKRFNDLLPEINTFMLSKNKAVPELTDEEWKWHLAFLTDVTDLLNSLNVQLQGKGRLISDMHSYVKAFEVKLGLLLKHVKEKNFCHFPTTQKRAAEVPSLGFPAEKCAEALEILQCKFQVRFQELHAHAKDIRLFQNPFAADIDCIDPIYQLELAELQNFDNLKDVFKSSTLVDFYASLPGETYPNLHTLKMTTIFGSTYICEQTFSRMKQLKCPTRSRLSDEHLHHLLRLTVTNMEPDIDSLVSQKQAHSSH
- the LOC125801273 gene encoding zinc finger protein 239-like: MKPSPDMEKHQDKSLIKQSDLKNNQRIHTGEKPYHCSDCGKSFTKQSDLKKHQRIHTGEKPYHCSDCGKSFNQQINLKIHQRIHTGEKPYHCSDCGKSFTEQSNLKIHLRIHTGEKPYHCSDCGKSFRQQSHLKLHQRIHTGEKPYHCSDCGKCFTTQSNLKKHQRIHTGEKPYYCSDCGKSFTQQSTLKIHQRIHTGEKPYYCSDCGKNFTEQRNLKIHQRIHTGEKPYHCSDCGKSFTEQRNLKKHQRIHTGEKPYHCSDCRKSFSRQCNLQNHQRIHTGEKPYYCSDCGKNFTEQSTLKLHQRIHTGEKPYHCSDCGKCFNQKSHLKKHQRIHTGEKPYHCSDCGKCFNQKSHLKNHQRIHTGEKTIPKLSHGN